CAATTTATCTGCCTGCCCCATAGCAGCGGGGATTCCGGGGCAATCATTGCGTACCTCAATTGTCCGGTTCGGGTAGATGTCCCGCATTTGGGTGGCCACCGATGTAGCTATTTCTAGAAGATCTGTTGGTTTGGTTTCGAGCTGATTACCCTCCGCTCGGGTTAATGACAGCAGGTCTTCCACCAAAAACGCCATCCGCTTGGATTCGGTATCGATTTTTTCAATGGCCCAATCCGGATCAGGGGCAGCCCCGCTGCGATAAAGCTCGGTGTAGCCGCGCAAGCTCGTCAGTGGTGTTCGCAACTCATGCGAGGCATCTCCCACGAACCTCCGCATTTGTTCTTCTTTTTGGCGAGTGGTTTCTAAGGAGTGCTGCAACCGATTCAGCATGATATTGAGCGCCTGAGCCAATTGCCCTACCTCAGTATTGACCGGCCACTCAGGAACCCTTCGGCTGAGATTCCCGACGCTAATATCCCGGGCGGTACGCTCAACTACCCGCAGCGGGCGTAAGGCCCAGCGCACAGCCCACCAGCCCACGACCGCAATAATCAACAACACCAAAAGACCTACCAGCCCTTGGAAGAGGCGCATCCGATCCAGCACGAGGTTTTCTCGCTGAAGGTTATGCGCCACGATAGTAAGTACCCCGTGATCTTTTAGCGCAATGGCTCGCCATTCCTCAGATAGTCCGGCGGATTCGGGATTTCCGGTTGAGCCGACCGTGGCGGGAATCCCATCGACGCGTAGTTGGTTTACATCGGGAAGCGCGCCGACGTCATTGAACACCACGGAGGAGCCGTCGGACATGATCTTAATGACGGTGTAGTTGGAGGGCGGCTGTGGTCCGCGTTGCTGATTAAAGATATCGGATTCTTTGGCCCAGCCGTGGGCGGAATTGTATAAGTCCTCATCTACTCGCTGGTAAATGTCCTCACGCATCACTGAGCTAACCACCGCTGAGCTCACTAAAATCCCGAGGCCGCAGATGGCGACCATGAGCACCACCAGCCACACTCGCAGCGGAATGGCGCGTAGACGATTACTCCATGACACGAGTTTCTACCCCTAGCCGCGCGGGGTCCTTAGTACGTAGCCCACACCTCGAACAGTGTGGATAAGCGGAACATCCCCGGTATCTATTTTTCGGCGAAGATAAGAAATGTAGGATTCTACGACGTTACCGTCACCGCCGAAGTCATAGTGCCAAACATTATCCAGGATTTTCGCTTTACTGAGCACCACCTCGGAGTTCATCATCAGATAGCGCAGCAAATTAAATTCAGTCGGTGACAGTTCCACGAACTCCCCGGCTTTCGTCACCTCGTGGGTTTCATCATTCAGCGTCAAGTCTGCATAGCTCAGAGTGGCATCTTCGGTGGTATCTTCTCCTCCTCTTCCTCCGCGTCTGAGGATCACGCGCAACCGGGTAATGACTTCCTCGAGGGAAAAAGGTTTTGTGACATAATCATCGGCGCCGATGGTTAGGCCGTGGATTCGGTGCTCTACGGCGTCCTTGGCGGTGAGGAAAAGAACTGGGGCGTCAATCCCCTCTTCCCGTAATCGGGTTAACACATCAAACCCATCCATCTTGGGCATCATGACGTCAAGGATGATGGCGTCTGGGTGCTGTTCTCTAGCTAGACGGAGTGCGGCTGACCCATCGAGCGCGGTGATGACGTCGAACCCCTGAAACTTCAAGCTCACTTGCAGAAGTTCGACGATATTTTGCTCATCATCAACAACCAAAACCCTAGTTTTTGGGGCAGACGCGCCCGAAGCGGGAGGAACAGAACCATGGTGCGAGGCATTCATATCCCCTATTGTCCATGGCGAGATCCACGTGTGCTGCGGGAAGGCTGTGAAAGTCCTGGAAATCCAGGAAAGACCCATCTTATCCGTGGATTTCCAGGCACTTATGGGCGCGGAATGTTACGAAGATTACTCGTAGCCATATCGAACATGTGGCCA
This genomic interval from Corynebacterium poyangense contains the following:
- a CDS encoding sensor histidine kinase, which codes for MSWSNRLRAIPLRVWLVVLMVAICGLGILVSSAVVSSVMREDIYQRVDEDLYNSAHGWAKESDIFNQQRGPQPPSNYTVIKIMSDGSSVVFNDVGALPDVNQLRVDGIPATVGSTGNPESAGLSEEWRAIALKDHGVLTIVAHNLQRENLVLDRMRLFQGLVGLLVLLIIAVVGWWAVRWALRPLRVVERTARDISVGNLSRRVPEWPVNTEVGQLAQALNIMLNRLQHSLETTRQKEEQMRRFVGDASHELRTPLTSLRGYTELYRSGAAPDPDWAIEKIDTESKRMAFLVEDLLSLTRAEGNQLETKPTDLLEIATSVATQMRDIYPNRTIEVRNDCPGIPAAMGQADKLRQVVLNLVNNALIHGGDSATVTIRLRPAADLPGVVEILVQDNGHGMTAEDAAHIFERFYRADNSRSRNSGGSGLGLAIVHSLVERHHGTISVETAPGHGATFTIRLPAATEEQLFDA
- a CDS encoding response regulator transcription factor, translating into MNASHHGSVPPASGASAPKTRVLVVDDEQNIVELLQVSLKFQGFDVITALDGSAALRLAREQHPDAIILDVMMPKMDGFDVLTRLREEGIDAPVLFLTAKDAVEHRIHGLTIGADDYVTKPFSLEEVITRLRVILRRGGRGGEDTTEDATLSYADLTLNDETHEVTKAGEFVELSPTEFNLLRYLMMNSEVVLSKAKILDNVWHYDFGGDGNVVESYISYLRRKIDTGDVPLIHTVRGVGYVLRTPRG